One genomic window of Vespula pensylvanica isolate Volc-1 chromosome 12, ASM1446617v1, whole genome shotgun sequence includes the following:
- the LOC122633412 gene encoding NAD(+) hydrolase sarm1 isoform X4, with amino-acid sequence MDERFVQYMSEFPVEGGENGDMQAVMENFQKKNNLVTGRTHVSHHPQVTTSSQMLTTNQSQSSSSSSSSSRVAKSSQRILTSSSSSEMKASSMKSDLTELKRGISEMKNISTNFSRLRSSMENLVDRDGTGAEENDLTEPLVTFPDPDTPPPSTGTVTLTGGSPSQLSSLNSLNNLHNMSPPMNMPSITNMTSLPAGQETMKFEQKKMTSASKTKVVTDGFSAEKAIANSAEMRALQAGDVSYKEQSAATAARARVELDGVSAEKRVAAAREQRSLKAGDLSHQESNNMAASTMKLQSDSFSSEKKAMAAQQQRQTVTSSGIYNHEKHMASSSQSSITIASKGVTSKSSMISAANAVNQLMNGMRPAEDELLSLPLDDLDLLCSKSNPQDVDRAIAKYCGFLDSFVERLKANEGKNGKAPLLLNRVNEIIRKAWAVPTHGHELGYTLCNTLRTRGGLDLLMSNCIASDHELQFSSARLLEQCLTTENRAHVVEHGLEKVVNVACVCTKNANSVDHSRVGTGILEHLFKHSEGTCSDVIRLGGLDAVLFECRKNDVETLRHCAGALANLSLYGGAENQEAMIKRKVPMWLFPLAFHNDDNIKYYACLAIAVLVANKEIEAAVLKSGTLDLVEPFVTSHNPYEFAKSNLAHAHGQSKNWLERLVPVLSSKREEARNLAAFHFCMEAGIKKQQGNTEIFRAIGAIEPLKKVASCPNAIASKYAAQALRLIGEEIPHKLSQQVPLWSTEDVREWVKQIGFAECATNFVESRVDGDLLLQLTEENLKEDIGLTNGIRRRRFTRELQNLKKMADYSSRDTGNLNSFLQSIGQEFSIYTYSMLNAGVDKDSIRNLSEDQLLTECGIANSIHRLRILDAIKNMQHNQFSSCEDESPDKSLDVFVSYRRSNGSQLASLLKVHLQLRGFSVFIDVERLEAGKFDNNLLQSIRQAKHFLLVLTPKALERCIQDNECKDWVHREIVAALQSQCNIIPIIDNFQWPEPEDLPEDMRTVCHFNGVRWIHDYQDACVDKLERFMRGEIPVRSELSGGIPRSIASKDVTAPSTPGSTNMRQAPNYQRMHSNESRGSDKDSTGGRD; translated from the exons ATGGACGAGAGATTCGTGCAATAC ATGTCGGAGTTCCCAGTGGAGGGGGGAGAAAACGGGGACATGCAAGCGGTCATGGAAaactttcaaaaaaagaacaatctGGTCACTGGCCGGACCCATGTTTCCCATCATCCACAAGTTACCACTTCATCGCag ATGCTGACGACGAATCAGAGCCagagcagcagtagcagcagtagctCGAGCAGGGTGGCCAAATCCTCTCAGAGGATCCTtacgtcgtcctcgtcgagtGAAATGAAGGCGAGCTCTATGAAGAGCGATCTGACCGAATTAAAACGTGGCATTTCggagatgaaaaatatttctactaaTTTCTCACGATTACGTAGCAGCATGGAGAATCTCGTTGACAG aGACGGAACCGGCGccgaagaaaatgatttaaccGAGCCACTGGTAACATTCCCAGATCCTGACACACCTCCACCCTCTACGGGAACTGTCACCTTGACAGGAGGTTCGCCTTCTCAGCTGAGTTCTCTTAATTCATTGAACAATCTTCATAATATGAGCCCGCCGATGAATATGCCGAGTATAACGAATATGACGAGTTTACCTGCTGGTCAGGAAACTATGAAATTCGAACAGAAGAAAATGACGAGTGCGTCCAAGACGAAG GTCGTTACCGATGGATTTAGTGCTGAAAAGGCAATAGCCAATAGTGCTGAAATGAGAGCATTACAAGCTGGTGACGTTTCTTATAAAGAACAAAGTGCCGCGACCGCGGCAAGAGCTCGCGTAGAATTGGACGGTGTATCTGCGGAAAAGAGGGTAGCTGCAGCCAGA GAACAGCGAAGCTTGAAGGCTGGAGATTTATCGCATCAAGAGAGCAACAACATGGCAGCCTCGACTATGAAGTTACAAAGTGATTCATTCAGTTCAGAAAAG AAGGCGATGGCGGCACAACAACAACGTCAGACAGTAACTTCCTCGGGGATTTATAATCACGAGAAACACATGGCTTCGAGCTCGCAGTCGAGTATAACGATAGCATCGAAAGGGGTGACATCAAAATCATCGATGATTAGTGCAGCTAACGCGGTAAATCAATTGATGAATGGTATGAGGCCAGCGGAGGATGAACTTCTTTCGTTGCCATTGGACGATTTGGATTTGTTATGTTCCAAGTCAAATCCGCAGGACGTTGATCGTGCGATTGCCAAGTACTGTGGTTTCTTGGATAGTTTCGTCGAACGTTTGAAGGCcaacgaaggaaagaacggAAAAGCGCCGTTGTTGTTGAACAGGGTTAACGAGATCATCAGAAAGGCTTGGGCCGTACCCACTCATGGCCACGAACTTGGTTATACATTATGTAACACCCTTAGAACGAGAGGTGGTCTAGATTTGTTGATGTCGAATTGCATTGCGAGCGATCACGAGTTACAGTTTTCCTCGGCGAGGTTGTTGGAGCAATGTTTGACCACTGAAAATCGTGCCCACGTGGTCGAGCATGGCCTTGAGAAGGTCGTCAACGTGGCTTGTGTATGCACGAAGAATGCCAACTCCGTGGATCATTCTAGAGTGGGTACCGGTATCTTGGAACATTTGTTCAAGCACAGTGAGGGTACCTGTAGCGACGTTATCAGACTTGGTGGTTTGGACGCGGTCTTGTTCGAGTGTAGAAAGAACGATGTGGAGACGTTGAGACACTGTGCTGGGGCATTAGCCAATTTGTCACTTTACGGTGGTGCTGAAAATCAAGAAGCTATGATCAAGAGGAAGGTACCCATGTGGCTCTTCCCACTTGCCTTTCATAACGACGACAATATAAAGTATTACGCTTGCCTAGCGATCGCAGTTTTAGTAGCCAATAAAGAAATCGAGGCGGCCGTTTTAAAATCCGGTACGCTTGACTTAGTCGAGCCGTTCGTTACATCACATAATCCTTACGAATTCGCTAAATCGAATTTGGCCCATGCCCATGGACAAAGTAAAAATTGGTTGGAGAGATTAGTACCTGTGTTAAGTTCGAAAAGAGAGGAGGCCAGGAACCTAGCCGCTTTTCACTTTTGCATGGAAGCTGGTATCAAGAAACAACAAGGCAATACCGAGATATTCCGTGCGATAGGAGCGATCGAACCATTGAAGAAAGTCGCCAGTTGTCCAAATGCAATTGCCTCCAAATACGCCGCTCAAGCTTTGCGTTTGATAGGGGAAGAAATACCACATAAACTCAGTCAACAGGTACCACTTTGGTCTACGGAAGATGTTAGAGAATGGGTAAAACAAATAGGCTTTGCCGAGTGTGCTACAAATTTTGTTGAAAGTAGAGTGGACGGTGATCTTTTGCTACAATTGACCGAGGAGAATCTCAAGGAGGACATTGGTTTGACGAATGGCATTAGAAGGAGACGTTTTACGCGGGAATtacaaaatttgaaaaaaatggcAGATTACAGTAGCAGGGATACTGGAAATTTAAATAGTTTTTTACAATCGATCGGTcaagaattttcaatatatacttatagTATGCTCAACGCTGGCGTTGACAAAGATTCTATCAGGAATCTGTCGGAGGATCAATTATTGACCGAGTGTGGTATAGCGAATAGTATACATCGACTTAGGATATTGGATGCCATCAAGAACATGCAACACAATCAATTCAGTTCTTGCGAAGACGAATCACCGGACAAATCTTTAGATGTATTCGTTAGTTATAGGAGATCGAACGGATCTCAGTTAGCTAGCTTACTCAAGGTTCATTTGCAGCTACGTGGATTTTCGGTCTTTATCGACGTCGAAAGGTTAGAGGCCGgtaaattcgataataatttgttacaaAGTATAAGACAGGCCAAACACTTCCTCCTTGTGCTCACGCCCAAGGCTTTAGAAAGGTGTATACAGGACAACGAGTGTAAAGACTGGGTCCATAGG gAAATTGTAGCTGCGTTGCAATCGCAGTGTAACATTATTCCCATCATAGATAATTTTCAATGGCCTGAACCCGAAGATCTTCCTGAAGATATGCGAACGGTTTGTCACTTTAATGGCGTACGTTGGATTCATGATTATCAAGATGCTTGCGTAGACAAATTAGAAAG GTTTATGCGAGGTGAAATTCCTGTAAGATCTGAGTTGTCCGGAGGTATACCAAGAAGTATAGCATCCAAGGACGTGACAGCACCTAGTACGCCAGGTAGCACAAATATGCGACAAGCACCAAATTATCAACGAATGCATAGCAATGAAAGTAGAGGTAGCGACAAGGATTCAACCGGTGGGCGAGACTGA
- the LOC122633412 gene encoding NAD(+) hydrolase sarm1 isoform X3, translated as MGNGISCCLQREKMSEFPVEGGENGDMQAVMENFQKKNNLVTGRTHVSHHPQVTTSSQMLTTNQSQSSSSSSSSSRVAKSSQRILTSSSSSEMKASSMKSDLTELKRGISEMKNISTNFSRLRSSMENLVDRDGTGAEENDLTEPLVTFPDPDTPPPSTGTVTLTGGSPSQLSSLNSLNNLHNMSPPMNMPSITNMTSLPAGQETMKFEQKKMTSASKTKVVTDGFSAEKAIANSAEMRALQAGDVSYKEQSAATAARARVELDGVSAEKRVAAAREQRSLKAGDLSHQESNNMAASTMKLQSDSFSSEKKAMAAQQQRQTVTSSGIYNHEKHMASSSQSSITIASKGVTSKSSMISAANAVNQLMNGMRPAEDELLSLPLDDLDLLCSKSNPQDVDRAIAKYCGFLDSFVERLKANEGKNGKAPLLLNRVNEIIRKAWAVPTHGHELGYTLCNTLRTRGGLDLLMSNCIASDHELQFSSARLLEQCLTTENRAHVVEHGLEKVVNVACVCTKNANSVDHSRVGTGILEHLFKHSEGTCSDVIRLGGLDAVLFECRKNDVETLRHCAGALANLSLYGGAENQEAMIKRKVPMWLFPLAFHNDDNIKYYACLAIAVLVANKEIEAAVLKSGTLDLVEPFVTSHNPYEFAKSNLAHAHGQSKNWLERLVPVLSSKREEARNLAAFHFCMEAGIKKQQGNTEIFRAIGAIEPLKKVASCPNAIASKYAAQALRLIGEEIPHKLSQQVPLWSTEDVREWVKQIGFAECATNFVESRVDGDLLLQLTEENLKEDIGLTNGIRRRRFTRELQNLKKMADYSSRDTGNLNSFLQSIGQEFSIYTYSMLNAGVDKDSIRNLSEDQLLTECGIANSIHRLRILDAIKNMQHNQFSSCEDESPDKSLDVFVSYRRSNGSQLASLLKVHLQLRGFSVFIDVERLEAGKFDNNLLQSIRQAKHFLLVLTPKALERCIQDNECKDWVHREIVAALQSQCNIIPIIDNFQWPEPEDLPEDMRTVCHFNGVRWIHDYQDACVDKLERFMRGEIPVRSELSGGIPRSIASKDVTAPSTPGSTNMRQAPNYQRMHSNESRGSDKDSTGGRD; from the exons ATGTCGGAGTTCCCAGTGGAGGGGGGAGAAAACGGGGACATGCAAGCGGTCATGGAAaactttcaaaaaaagaacaatctGGTCACTGGCCGGACCCATGTTTCCCATCATCCACAAGTTACCACTTCATCGCag ATGCTGACGACGAATCAGAGCCagagcagcagtagcagcagtagctCGAGCAGGGTGGCCAAATCCTCTCAGAGGATCCTtacgtcgtcctcgtcgagtGAAATGAAGGCGAGCTCTATGAAGAGCGATCTGACCGAATTAAAACGTGGCATTTCggagatgaaaaatatttctactaaTTTCTCACGATTACGTAGCAGCATGGAGAATCTCGTTGACAG aGACGGAACCGGCGccgaagaaaatgatttaaccGAGCCACTGGTAACATTCCCAGATCCTGACACACCTCCACCCTCTACGGGAACTGTCACCTTGACAGGAGGTTCGCCTTCTCAGCTGAGTTCTCTTAATTCATTGAACAATCTTCATAATATGAGCCCGCCGATGAATATGCCGAGTATAACGAATATGACGAGTTTACCTGCTGGTCAGGAAACTATGAAATTCGAACAGAAGAAAATGACGAGTGCGTCCAAGACGAAG GTCGTTACCGATGGATTTAGTGCTGAAAAGGCAATAGCCAATAGTGCTGAAATGAGAGCATTACAAGCTGGTGACGTTTCTTATAAAGAACAAAGTGCCGCGACCGCGGCAAGAGCTCGCGTAGAATTGGACGGTGTATCTGCGGAAAAGAGGGTAGCTGCAGCCAGA GAACAGCGAAGCTTGAAGGCTGGAGATTTATCGCATCAAGAGAGCAACAACATGGCAGCCTCGACTATGAAGTTACAAAGTGATTCATTCAGTTCAGAAAAG AAGGCGATGGCGGCACAACAACAACGTCAGACAGTAACTTCCTCGGGGATTTATAATCACGAGAAACACATGGCTTCGAGCTCGCAGTCGAGTATAACGATAGCATCGAAAGGGGTGACATCAAAATCATCGATGATTAGTGCAGCTAACGCGGTAAATCAATTGATGAATGGTATGAGGCCAGCGGAGGATGAACTTCTTTCGTTGCCATTGGACGATTTGGATTTGTTATGTTCCAAGTCAAATCCGCAGGACGTTGATCGTGCGATTGCCAAGTACTGTGGTTTCTTGGATAGTTTCGTCGAACGTTTGAAGGCcaacgaaggaaagaacggAAAAGCGCCGTTGTTGTTGAACAGGGTTAACGAGATCATCAGAAAGGCTTGGGCCGTACCCACTCATGGCCACGAACTTGGTTATACATTATGTAACACCCTTAGAACGAGAGGTGGTCTAGATTTGTTGATGTCGAATTGCATTGCGAGCGATCACGAGTTACAGTTTTCCTCGGCGAGGTTGTTGGAGCAATGTTTGACCACTGAAAATCGTGCCCACGTGGTCGAGCATGGCCTTGAGAAGGTCGTCAACGTGGCTTGTGTATGCACGAAGAATGCCAACTCCGTGGATCATTCTAGAGTGGGTACCGGTATCTTGGAACATTTGTTCAAGCACAGTGAGGGTACCTGTAGCGACGTTATCAGACTTGGTGGTTTGGACGCGGTCTTGTTCGAGTGTAGAAAGAACGATGTGGAGACGTTGAGACACTGTGCTGGGGCATTAGCCAATTTGTCACTTTACGGTGGTGCTGAAAATCAAGAAGCTATGATCAAGAGGAAGGTACCCATGTGGCTCTTCCCACTTGCCTTTCATAACGACGACAATATAAAGTATTACGCTTGCCTAGCGATCGCAGTTTTAGTAGCCAATAAAGAAATCGAGGCGGCCGTTTTAAAATCCGGTACGCTTGACTTAGTCGAGCCGTTCGTTACATCACATAATCCTTACGAATTCGCTAAATCGAATTTGGCCCATGCCCATGGACAAAGTAAAAATTGGTTGGAGAGATTAGTACCTGTGTTAAGTTCGAAAAGAGAGGAGGCCAGGAACCTAGCCGCTTTTCACTTTTGCATGGAAGCTGGTATCAAGAAACAACAAGGCAATACCGAGATATTCCGTGCGATAGGAGCGATCGAACCATTGAAGAAAGTCGCCAGTTGTCCAAATGCAATTGCCTCCAAATACGCCGCTCAAGCTTTGCGTTTGATAGGGGAAGAAATACCACATAAACTCAGTCAACAGGTACCACTTTGGTCTACGGAAGATGTTAGAGAATGGGTAAAACAAATAGGCTTTGCCGAGTGTGCTACAAATTTTGTTGAAAGTAGAGTGGACGGTGATCTTTTGCTACAATTGACCGAGGAGAATCTCAAGGAGGACATTGGTTTGACGAATGGCATTAGAAGGAGACGTTTTACGCGGGAATtacaaaatttgaaaaaaatggcAGATTACAGTAGCAGGGATACTGGAAATTTAAATAGTTTTTTACAATCGATCGGTcaagaattttcaatatatacttatagTATGCTCAACGCTGGCGTTGACAAAGATTCTATCAGGAATCTGTCGGAGGATCAATTATTGACCGAGTGTGGTATAGCGAATAGTATACATCGACTTAGGATATTGGATGCCATCAAGAACATGCAACACAATCAATTCAGTTCTTGCGAAGACGAATCACCGGACAAATCTTTAGATGTATTCGTTAGTTATAGGAGATCGAACGGATCTCAGTTAGCTAGCTTACTCAAGGTTCATTTGCAGCTACGTGGATTTTCGGTCTTTATCGACGTCGAAAGGTTAGAGGCCGgtaaattcgataataatttgttacaaAGTATAAGACAGGCCAAACACTTCCTCCTTGTGCTCACGCCCAAGGCTTTAGAAAGGTGTATACAGGACAACGAGTGTAAAGACTGGGTCCATAGG gAAATTGTAGCTGCGTTGCAATCGCAGTGTAACATTATTCCCATCATAGATAATTTTCAATGGCCTGAACCCGAAGATCTTCCTGAAGATATGCGAACGGTTTGTCACTTTAATGGCGTACGTTGGATTCATGATTATCAAGATGCTTGCGTAGACAAATTAGAAAG GTTTATGCGAGGTGAAATTCCTGTAAGATCTGAGTTGTCCGGAGGTATACCAAGAAGTATAGCATCCAAGGACGTGACAGCACCTAGTACGCCAGGTAGCACAAATATGCGACAAGCACCAAATTATCAACGAATGCATAGCAATGAAAGTAGAGGTAGCGACAAGGATTCAACCGGTGGGCGAGACTGA
- the LOC122633412 gene encoding NAD(+) hydrolase sarm1 isoform X9, with product MTRKKITRINGYDCVQRQEKRRDDSVTKRFVYIYRNTSEGIEEVGIHDRTVRLLWNCDGRASLEILAFVIYLKFLDLVSFLEQRSLKAGDLSHQESNNMAASTMKLQSDSFSSEKKAMAAQQQRQTVTSSGIYNHEKHMASSSQSSITIASKGVTSKSSMISAANAVNQLMNGMRPAEDELLSLPLDDLDLLCSKSNPQDVDRAIAKYCGFLDSFVERLKANEGKNGKAPLLLNRVNEIIRKAWAVPTHGHELGYTLCNTLRTRGGLDLLMSNCIASDHELQFSSARLLEQCLTTENRAHVVEHGLEKVVNVACVCTKNANSVDHSRVGTGILEHLFKHSEGTCSDVIRLGGLDAVLFECRKNDVETLRHCAGALANLSLYGGAENQEAMIKRKVPMWLFPLAFHNDDNIKYYACLAIAVLVANKEIEAAVLKSGTLDLVEPFVTSHNPYEFAKSNLAHAHGQSKNWLERLVPVLSSKREEARNLAAFHFCMEAGIKKQQGNTEIFRAIGAIEPLKKVASCPNAIASKYAAQALRLIGEEIPHKLSQQVPLWSTEDVREWVKQIGFAECATNFVESRVDGDLLLQLTEENLKEDIGLTNGIRRRRFTRELQNLKKMADYSSRDTGNLNSFLQSIGQEFSIYTYSMLNAGVDKDSIRNLSEDQLLTECGIANSIHRLRILDAIKNMQHNQFSSCEDESPDKSLDVFVSYRRSNGSQLASLLKVHLQLRGFSVFIDVERLEAGKFDNNLLQSIRQAKHFLLVLTPKALERCIQDNECKDWVHREIVAALQSQCNIIPIIDNFQWPEPEDLPEDMRTVCHFNGVRWIHDYQDACVDKLERFMRGEIPVRSELSGGIPRSIASKDVTAPSTPGSTNMRQAPNYQRMHSNESRGSDKDSTGGRD from the exons ATgacaaggaagaaaataacacGTATAAACGGATACGATTGTGTCCAGCGACAAGAGAAAAGACGCGACGATTCCGTGACGAAACGcttcgtttatatttatagaaatacgTCAGAAGGCATCGAAGAGGTCGGGATACATGACAGAACGGTCAGATTGCTATGGAACTGCGACGGTCGTGCTTCTCTCGAAATTCTCGCATTCGTGATTTATCTGAAATTTCTCGATCTTGTTTCCTTCctg GAACAGCGAAGCTTGAAGGCTGGAGATTTATCGCATCAAGAGAGCAACAACATGGCAGCCTCGACTATGAAGTTACAAAGTGATTCATTCAGTTCAGAAAAG AAGGCGATGGCGGCACAACAACAACGTCAGACAGTAACTTCCTCGGGGATTTATAATCACGAGAAACACATGGCTTCGAGCTCGCAGTCGAGTATAACGATAGCATCGAAAGGGGTGACATCAAAATCATCGATGATTAGTGCAGCTAACGCGGTAAATCAATTGATGAATGGTATGAGGCCAGCGGAGGATGAACTTCTTTCGTTGCCATTGGACGATTTGGATTTGTTATGTTCCAAGTCAAATCCGCAGGACGTTGATCGTGCGATTGCCAAGTACTGTGGTTTCTTGGATAGTTTCGTCGAACGTTTGAAGGCcaacgaaggaaagaacggAAAAGCGCCGTTGTTGTTGAACAGGGTTAACGAGATCATCAGAAAGGCTTGGGCCGTACCCACTCATGGCCACGAACTTGGTTATACATTATGTAACACCCTTAGAACGAGAGGTGGTCTAGATTTGTTGATGTCGAATTGCATTGCGAGCGATCACGAGTTACAGTTTTCCTCGGCGAGGTTGTTGGAGCAATGTTTGACCACTGAAAATCGTGCCCACGTGGTCGAGCATGGCCTTGAGAAGGTCGTCAACGTGGCTTGTGTATGCACGAAGAATGCCAACTCCGTGGATCATTCTAGAGTGGGTACCGGTATCTTGGAACATTTGTTCAAGCACAGTGAGGGTACCTGTAGCGACGTTATCAGACTTGGTGGTTTGGACGCGGTCTTGTTCGAGTGTAGAAAGAACGATGTGGAGACGTTGAGACACTGTGCTGGGGCATTAGCCAATTTGTCACTTTACGGTGGTGCTGAAAATCAAGAAGCTATGATCAAGAGGAAGGTACCCATGTGGCTCTTCCCACTTGCCTTTCATAACGACGACAATATAAAGTATTACGCTTGCCTAGCGATCGCAGTTTTAGTAGCCAATAAAGAAATCGAGGCGGCCGTTTTAAAATCCGGTACGCTTGACTTAGTCGAGCCGTTCGTTACATCACATAATCCTTACGAATTCGCTAAATCGAATTTGGCCCATGCCCATGGACAAAGTAAAAATTGGTTGGAGAGATTAGTACCTGTGTTAAGTTCGAAAAGAGAGGAGGCCAGGAACCTAGCCGCTTTTCACTTTTGCATGGAAGCTGGTATCAAGAAACAACAAGGCAATACCGAGATATTCCGTGCGATAGGAGCGATCGAACCATTGAAGAAAGTCGCCAGTTGTCCAAATGCAATTGCCTCCAAATACGCCGCTCAAGCTTTGCGTTTGATAGGGGAAGAAATACCACATAAACTCAGTCAACAGGTACCACTTTGGTCTACGGAAGATGTTAGAGAATGGGTAAAACAAATAGGCTTTGCCGAGTGTGCTACAAATTTTGTTGAAAGTAGAGTGGACGGTGATCTTTTGCTACAATTGACCGAGGAGAATCTCAAGGAGGACATTGGTTTGACGAATGGCATTAGAAGGAGACGTTTTACGCGGGAATtacaaaatttgaaaaaaatggcAGATTACAGTAGCAGGGATACTGGAAATTTAAATAGTTTTTTACAATCGATCGGTcaagaattttcaatatatacttatagTATGCTCAACGCTGGCGTTGACAAAGATTCTATCAGGAATCTGTCGGAGGATCAATTATTGACCGAGTGTGGTATAGCGAATAGTATACATCGACTTAGGATATTGGATGCCATCAAGAACATGCAACACAATCAATTCAGTTCTTGCGAAGACGAATCACCGGACAAATCTTTAGATGTATTCGTTAGTTATAGGAGATCGAACGGATCTCAGTTAGCTAGCTTACTCAAGGTTCATTTGCAGCTACGTGGATTTTCGGTCTTTATCGACGTCGAAAGGTTAGAGGCCGgtaaattcgataataatttgttacaaAGTATAAGACAGGCCAAACACTTCCTCCTTGTGCTCACGCCCAAGGCTTTAGAAAGGTGTATACAGGACAACGAGTGTAAAGACTGGGTCCATAGG gAAATTGTAGCTGCGTTGCAATCGCAGTGTAACATTATTCCCATCATAGATAATTTTCAATGGCCTGAACCCGAAGATCTTCCTGAAGATATGCGAACGGTTTGTCACTTTAATGGCGTACGTTGGATTCATGATTATCAAGATGCTTGCGTAGACAAATTAGAAAG GTTTATGCGAGGTGAAATTCCTGTAAGATCTGAGTTGTCCGGAGGTATACCAAGAAGTATAGCATCCAAGGACGTGACAGCACCTAGTACGCCAGGTAGCACAAATATGCGACAAGCACCAAATTATCAACGAATGCATAGCAATGAAAGTAGAGGTAGCGACAAGGATTCAACCGGTGGGCGAGACTGA